CTCGCCATTGACGCAAACGACTCCGATCGCCAGACTCTGCTATTCACCTTCCCCAACGCGATCGACACCGGCCTCCAAGCCTACGTGCGGCCTGTAGTTAAGATCGAACTCGGTGCCCGGTCGGACCACTGGCCTGCGCAACAAGCAAGTATCAAGCCTTACCTACACGATGCCTTTCCAGCAGCGTTGAGCGAGCCGTCGTCTACAATCCGTGTCTTGGCAGCAGAAAGAACTTTTTGGGAAAAGGCGACGATCCTGCACATGCTCCATCATTGGCCGGCCACCAAGCTCCTCCCGATCCGAATGTCACGCCACTATTGCGACTTTTACATGCTGCTTGGATCTATCGTTAAAGACCTCGCGCTGAAAGACGACGCCCTTCTGACGCGCGTTGCCGAGCACAAATCCGTATTCTTTCGTGCCGCATCTGCAAAATATGAAGAGGCGAAACGTGGAACCCTCCGCCTCGCGCCACCGGACCACCGATGTACCGCTCTCAGAACAGACTATGCGGCAATGTCGTCGATGTTCTTTGATACGATTCCAGACTTAGAGGTGATCATCGCGACCATCTCGGCGTTTGAACAGAGTTTCAACGGGGACTGAACACGGAATGGATCGAAGGGTTGTTACGGCGAATACCTGAAAGGCATAGGCTGCCGGCCTGAGGCACTCATACCAATTGGTTGGGCCGCCGGTTCCGGCCGCGAAGGCCAGAACTGGCAAGCCCTTAAGCTCGCATCATGACATTCATGTGGCCCTATTTCGTGAGACTCCCCGCTAGCAGCATGCCAAGTAATTCGTCACGACTTAGACCACGCTGCTCTTTGGAGACTTTGCTAAACAACAATTCCAACCGATCCTTATTCGTGAGCGTACCCTCACAAATTGTCGCAATATGATGCTCCGTAAGCAGCTCCAGAGCGTAGCTCAGCAGATCATCGGCCTTAACACGCCGGCCACGCCGATGCTTATTGGCTTGCTGGAGCAACTGTTCCAGTTTGAGTTTGGTGGTGGTGCGAATTCTGATTGGCGTTGAGGCTACATTTGCCTCCGGCTTGCGTCTCTTTTTTGAAACGCCATTGCCCACATTGCCAACTTCAGATGTAACCGTCATTTCCGTTCCGCCCAAAATGATCGCGATTGTTGAGCGCGGTAATCGCTCGACCGCGGTCGAAGGCTGGGAACAGACGTTTCTAGAGAGCAACCAAATAGAGGTGGGCCAAAGTGGGCCAAATTCTATACACGAGAATACTCATCAATACCGGTCGTGGGCAAAACTGAGGGGCAAAATTGAAAGATAACTACCTGTAAATACTAACCCATACTTCTCAGTACCAAACCTGCTGTTACCTCCTTACACATGGGCGGCATGGGCGGGATGATGTGATAGCCCCCTGATTTCAGGGAGTTATTCATCATTTTCTGCGTAAATTTATCCCAGTGGACGGGAGCCTATCAGAAGGTAGGCTCCCGTTTTTATTTCACAATTTGGAAACTTCGATCGCTCAGTATGTGCGGCAGGAAGTAATCTGTACGGTTTATTTTGGATCTTAAAACAGACTAAATACATCTTTTTTTTGGATTGAAATGAACCAAGGCTTGGTTCATAATAATCGACAAAACAGATGCAATAGGTCTGAAATGGCATCAAAGATAAACCAAATCCTTGCCAAGTGGCTTCCTGGGGACGTGCATACCCTCAAGTGGTTTAAAGAAAATGGCGTTAGCCAGCGGGTTGCCTTCGGCTATTCAGAGAGTCGCTCCATTCAAAAGATCGGTGTCGGCGCATTTAGCCTGCCGGATGCTGAACTGTCTTGGCTAGGTGCTATAAGAGCAATGCAGCAGGAACTCCAGCTCCCCATCCATGTGGGAGCCCGAACCGCATTGGAGCTTCATGGTGCAGCCCATTACATTGAGCCAGACACAAACCCCATGATTACCGTTATCGGCTCCAGAAAATTTAACGTCCCGAGTTGGGTTCGGATGAATGACTGGCATGCAAAACTCTGTTTCAAACAATCTTGTTTGATCAATGGCGAACAATCTCTCACAGCGTTTAGCGCTAATAGACTTGAAATCAAGATCTCGACCCGCGAGCAGGCTATCTTAGAGCTGCTCGACGACCTTGACCTTACTCACGGCTTTGAAACAGCAGAGAATTATCTCTTACCGCTGATGACTCTGAGACCTACACTAGTCCAGGATCTACTAACTCGTTGCAATTCCATCAGAGTGAAACGCGTATTTTTGTATCTGGCAGACAAGATGAATCTACCTTTCTTCTCCAAGCTCAGCCTTGACGCGATCGAACTGGGGTCCGGCAAACGGGTCGTCGTCAAAGGTGGGAAGTTTGACACAAAGTATAAGATCACCGTACCGAGGGAAGATACGGAGGATAGGTTTGATTTCTGAGATCTATGAAAATCAAGTTGATCTCCTCTTGGAAGTCTTACCTATTGTGGCGAGACACCCTGAGTTTGCCATCAAGGGTGGGACGGCCCTTAATCTATTCTGTCTGGATATGCCCCGTTTATCTGTTGATATCGATCTTTGCTATTTGCCGATCAAAGACCGCTCTGAATCATACTCTGACATTCATCGCATCCTGGACCAGATGAAAGACCAGATTGAACGAACGTTTGGGTTTAAAGCGCAACCGAATCATCCACTCGACGGTAAGCGGGAAGCACGGATAGTGGTCGCGACCGGAAGCGCTAACATTAAGATTGAGCCCAATTATGTCCTTCGTGGCAGTTTATTTGCTCCGATACAGATGGAGATTTCTGAGATTGTGCAAGCCCGATTTGAAAAAAATGCCACCGCACTCGTTCTCGACCAAAGTGATCTCTATGGTGGCAAATTCTGTGCTGCACTAGATAGACAGCACCCACGCGATCTATTTGACGTCCATCACTACTTCTTGAGGAACTCAATAAACACTCAGGTGAAAGACGCCTTTATCTTCTATCTTCTGTCGCATAATCGACCCACACATGAGCTCCTGGATGCTCGGGAGTTAAATATCGCGGAAATTTACGAAAGTGATTTTCTCGGAATGACCGATCGAGAGATTTCTGTTTCAGATCTCACACAGGCCCGAACGAAATTAAAATTTGAACTATTGTCGGCGCTCGATGACCGTGATCGCCGCTTCCTAACTACCTTTACAAAAAACGACCCTGACTGGAGCTGCTACAATCAGCCTAAAATTAAGGACTATCCCTCAATTCGCTGGAAACTCCATAACCTCGGTAAGATCAGCGAAAGAAAGCGAGTTGAACAAACAAAACTGCTCGCCGACATTTTGAAATAAGTTAAATTATATCCATCTGAAATCGTGGAAAAAATGTTTAAGTTTACAGAACTGCGCTCCACAAAACTAATAAAAGCGAAACTGCTCAGCCCACGTAAGCTATATAGATGGGTAGCGAGGATATTTAGCTGCTATCTCACCTACGAGTGGTTTCTGTTCACCACACAGTCTGATGTTGCTCATATCAGATTTACGTTTAGGATCATGACCGAGCAAATTCCAAAGGTCTTTGTACTTTTTGTCATAGGGCTATGGCTTTCGTCTACAGCATGGGGCTGGAGACACAAAAAAACGGTGTACCTACTCTTATTACCGTCACTCCTTATGTCTCCACAAATCGCGGGTTTTCCGTTCACCATCATGGGATGGCTATCATTTGCGGTAGCCCTCTGGGCTTATATTACAGTTTACAATGCTGAAAGGACAAACCATGTATTGGTGGCCACCCAATCTAATGGCTGAGGCAACAAAAGAGGCATACATATATTTCGATACGAAGATTCGCCCCCTACCTAAAGACGAAAATGGTCAAATAGATGCTACAGTAGCAGGGTTCGTTGATAATGACGTTGACGCGTTTCGCCATGCATACGTGAGTGGAGTTTTCACCCAAGAATATAACGAACAAACGGCAAATATTTTAGGCTGGCTCAATGAAGGGACATCGATACTTTCACCGTTCGGAAGTACCAATATGGACCTATGAAATAACAGCATCGGCCGTAAACTGGGCTCAAAGGCAAAAACAAGGGAACAGCTCGCAGACTCAGTAAGGCAAGCCCTAAAATCCGGGGAATTGATCATAAGGTTAGACGACTCAAGAAAGTTTACTGAAAGTGTGCCCAAAAAACCCTCTGGCGATCATTCGGTGATTGTCCTTAAAAAGGACAACAAGGGAGTTAATGAGCATTTTTACGATTTTGATTCATCAAAGGTCCTATCAAGAGCCGAATTTATCGCAGAAATTCAGGCTGACCACTATCCAGGCTACGGGATTAGAGGCATAAGAGGCGTTGATTATCCTTTTTCAAAGAGGGATGGCGATCCACTCAACAACCTGGGCTAAACTTAATCGGCATACGTGGCAGCGGGGTCAGCACCCCCATCCGCGCCCCAATTGCGCCGCAATTTTTGTGCTACCAGATACCACTCCCTACCAAACGCAAAAAACTTTTCGGCAAAATTTTTGTCTCAACTACCCGTAAATACTAGCCCATACTTCTCTGTACCAAAAATCATTCACCTGCGGTCCACCGGGCGGCATGGGCGGGATGATGTAAGATCCTGTAGTTACAGGGCTTTATAGCTCACCTAAGCTAAACAATTGGGCTCCTACCGCAAGGTAGGGGCCCAATTTGTTTGATCTAAGACACCAAAAACCGCCAGTGACCTAAATGCCGTGCATTTGGTCTAACTTATTAGACCATTATGGTATTGAGTTTTTACTCAAAAAGACCGATAAACGACATAGGAGGGGGCATGAAGTTACTAAGCAAGATTCGCAACTCAAAAAATCTAGGTGAGCGCGATGCCGCGCGATCTGCCGGTATTGCGCGTGCAACTTTGCGATCACTTGAAGCTGAACCGCGAAGTAGCAGGCCTGATATCTTGGATCAGGTGCTTCACCTATACTCACGTCAGGCAATCTTAGCCTTAGTCCCGATCGAACCAGCTGCCAGCGAACAATCGATCGTAGCTATCTCAATTGCCGTCGTTAATCAGGGCTTTGAATCCTGGAAGATTTATTTGATGGACTTCGTCGATGAGTTCAGGCGTTCACTCGATGCGAGACTTGTCCTACTGCCTCCAGTCAAAGCATTAGACCCCAGACTCAGAGCGCTCATGGCCTCAACTACCGCTGCACTTTGCGCCGAATCAGGGATTGATGTCCCCGAGTGGGCAAGACCAAGCTATTTCTTGGATGAACCGTGGTTTTTGTCCGGCATGGAGTCGCTAAAGGCCATG
The Deltaproteobacteria bacterium DNA segment above includes these coding regions:
- a CDS encoding nucleotidyl transferase AbiEii/AbiGii toxin family protein, which translates into the protein MDQFAQLAPDERRAYFEAAAANLGNMSAEIIQKDFWVCWTLKNLFGLDDIGAHLTFKGGTSLSKVYGIIKRFSEDIDVAIERDYLGFGDLKGPEHAAGTKERERRLQSLKVSCQDTVKGQILTAFSARCESLLKPNSWSLAIDANDSDRQTLLFTFPNAIDTGLQAYVRPVVKIELGARSDHWPAQQASIKPYLHDAFPAALSEPSSTIRVLAAERTFWEKATILHMLHHWPATKLLPIRMSRHYCDFYMLLGSIVKDLALKDDALLTRVAEHKSVFFRAASAKYEEAKRGTLRLAPPDHRCTALRTDYAAMSSMFFDTIPDLEVIIATISAFEQSFNGD
- a CDS encoding nucleotidyl transferase AbiEii/AbiGii toxin family protein, encoding MYLSSPSSALTRSNWGPANGSSSKVGSLTQSIRSPYRGKIRRIGLISEIYENQVDLLLEVLPIVARHPEFAIKGGTALNLFCLDMPRLSVDIDLCYLPIKDRSESYSDIHRILDQMKDQIERTFGFKAQPNHPLDGKREARIVVATGSANIKIEPNYVLRGSLFAPIQMEISEIVQARFEKNATALVLDQSDLYGGKFCAALDRQHPRDLFDVHHYFLRNSINTQVKDAFIFYLLSHNRPTHELLDARELNIAEIYESDFLGMTDREISVSDLTQARTKLKFELLSALDDRDRRFLTTFTKNDPDWSCYNQPKIKDYPSIRWKLHNLGKISERKRVEQTKLLADILK